A stretch of the Glutamicibacter sp. JL.03c genome encodes the following:
- a CDS encoding ECF transporter S component, producing the protein MNPAAAKPRQGWRVVDIVTASVIAVASGVIFWAWSAGYGLFSLAFAAFPPAAALLTGVWLFPAVLGALIIRKPGAALYCELLAAVIEALLGSHYGLTVLISGLVQGLGAELVFAAFRYRKWNLGVSLLAGLFSGLFAGVSEAYILAYYVEYTPALKLFHVVATGVSGLVVAGLLSWLATRGLAKTGALGALASRRAHLETGKLAAK; encoded by the coding sequence ATGAATCCAGCAGCAGCAAAGCCCCGCCAGGGCTGGCGCGTCGTCGACATCGTCACCGCATCGGTGATCGCCGTCGCCTCGGGCGTCATTTTCTGGGCCTGGAGCGCAGGCTACGGGCTGTTCTCCCTGGCTTTCGCAGCATTCCCGCCAGCAGCCGCACTGTTGACCGGTGTCTGGCTGTTCCCTGCAGTGCTCGGCGCGCTGATCATCCGCAAGCCGGGTGCTGCGCTGTACTGCGAACTGCTGGCCGCGGTCATCGAAGCGCTGCTCGGATCCCACTACGGGCTCACCGTGCTGATCTCCGGACTGGTCCAGGGACTGGGCGCGGAACTGGTCTTCGCGGCCTTCCGCTACCGCAAGTGGAATCTGGGTGTTTCACTGCTCGCTGGCCTGTTCTCCGGATTGTTCGCCGGTGTGTCCGAGGCCTACATCCTGGCGTACTACGTTGAATACACCCCGGCGCTGAAGCTCTTCCATGTGGTTGCCACCGGCGTCTCCGGCCTGGTTGTTGCCGGCCTGCTCTCATGGCTGGCCACTCGCGGCTTGGCGAAGACCGGCGCCCTGGGCGCCCTGGCCAGCCGCCGCGCGCATCTGGAAACCGGAAAACTGGCCGCAAAATGA
- a CDS encoding DUF4235 domain-containing protein yields MNTVQKLATTGISIGAGFVGSKLVDQLWKGFTGNKAPRKGSEEAAEASLRQALGFAIFSSIVAATIQVLADRGTNKVVARFSK; encoded by the coding sequence ATGAATACAGTGCAGAAACTTGCCACCACAGGTATTTCTATCGGCGCCGGTTTTGTCGGCAGCAAGCTGGTTGATCAGCTGTGGAAGGGTTTTACCGGAAACAAGGCTCCTCGCAAGGGCAGCGAAGAAGCGGCTGAGGCCTCATTGCGCCAGGCTCTGGGATTTGCGATCTTCTCATCCATTGTTGCCGCCACCATCCAGGTGCTGGCAGACCGTGGCACCAACAAGGTCGTCGCGCGTTTCAGCAAGTAG
- the mnhG gene encoding monovalent cation/H(+) antiporter subunit G produces the protein MEMFLDILVAVLLILGCLMSLIAGIGLLTFPDMLTRMHAATKPQVLGFLLIFAGLAIHLRSWAVVPLLLLAWGMQLLTAPVSAHMIGRSGYRTKHAAKDSLYADELKQVVDKVGSTPGTGAIDISSKEAEKAED, from the coding sequence ATGGAGATGTTCTTGGATATTCTCGTCGCGGTGCTGCTGATCCTGGGCTGCCTGATGTCGCTGATCGCCGGGATCGGCCTGCTCACCTTCCCCGACATGCTCACCCGCATGCACGCGGCCACAAAACCGCAGGTCCTTGGATTCCTGCTGATCTTCGCCGGGCTCGCGATCCACCTGCGCAGCTGGGCAGTGGTGCCGCTGCTCCTCCTGGCCTGGGGCATGCAGCTTCTGACCGCACCGGTATCGGCGCACATGATCGGTCGTTCGGGCTACCGCACCAAGCACGCGGCCAAGGACTCGCTCTACGCAGATGAGCTCAAGCAGGTCGTTGACAAGGTCGGCAGCACTCCGGGCACCGGCGCCATCGACATCTCGTCGAAGGAAGCGGAGAAAGCCGAAGACTAG
- a CDS encoding monovalent cation/H+ antiporter complex subunit F, translating into MMEIVMWICGIMLGLATLACVIRVAKGPSILDRVLALDVMLLIISAALCLEMAFNRHTDYLLFVIAACTLGFIGSVTVSRYVSDQRNA; encoded by the coding sequence ATGATGGAAATCGTGATGTGGATTTGCGGCATCATGCTCGGCCTGGCCACCCTTGCTTGTGTCATCCGCGTAGCCAAGGGGCCCTCGATCCTGGATCGCGTGCTGGCCCTGGACGTGATGCTGCTGATCATCTCCGCGGCCCTGTGCCTGGAGATGGCCTTCAACCGGCACACCGACTATTTGCTGTTCGTCATCGCCGCCTGCACTCTGGGCTTCATCGGCTCGGTCACCGTTTCGCGCTACGTTTCCGATCAGAGGAATGCCTGA